The following coding sequences are from one Myxosarcina sp. GI1 window:
- a CDS encoding YggS family pyridoxal phosphate-dependent enzyme — MIARQISQIEEQIGDRVKLVAITKQVSVERMRQAYQAGVRDFGENRLQEALAKQQQLQDLPDICWHFIGHIQKNKAKKVLENFEWIHSVDSFALAMRLERLAAELSRSPKILLQVKMLPDPDKYGWHIAELLADLARLNECQNLHILGLMTILPLGLSSEQTLDAFQGVREVARDIEKQNWSSLKMQELSMGMSDDYLLAVKAGATMIRLGRGIFGERPN; from the coding sequence ATGATTGCCAGACAAATTAGTCAAATCGAAGAGCAAATTGGCGATCGCGTTAAGTTAGTAGCTATTACCAAACAGGTGTCGGTAGAACGAATGCGCCAGGCTTATCAAGCAGGAGTACGTGATTTTGGTGAAAATCGCCTACAGGAAGCATTAGCAAAACAGCAGCAGCTTCAAGATTTACCAGACATTTGCTGGCACTTTATCGGTCACATTCAGAAAAACAAAGCTAAAAAAGTTTTAGAAAATTTTGAATGGATCCATTCTGTAGATAGTTTTGCATTAGCAATGAGATTGGAGCGATTGGCAGCGGAGTTATCGCGATCGCCCAAAATTCTACTACAAGTCAAAATGTTACCAGATCCTGACAAATATGGCTGGCACATAGCAGAGTTGTTAGCAGATTTAGCTCGTCTAAATGAATGTCAAAATTTGCATATATTAGGCTTAATGACAATTTTGCCTCTGGGTTTATCTTCCGAACAAACATTAGATGCTTTTCAAGGAGTTCGAGAAGTTGCCCGAGATATAGAAAAACAAAACTGGAGTTCTCTAAAAATGCAAGAGCTATCGATGGGAATGTCTGATGATTATTTACTAGCAGTAAAGGCAGGAGCGACAATGATTCGTCTGGGAAGGGGGATTTTTGGCGAACGTCCGAACTAA
- a CDS encoding cell division protein SepF, producing the protein MGIRGILEDILGIDHGEGTEYQVIDPPYDDEVENTSVFSNSESEHPEVSTSTVSQSSRKFSVGKEGKMNNKVIGMPGIANSNSEVVVIEPQSFEEMPQVIQALRERKSVVLNLNMMNPEQAQRAVDFVAGGTYAMDGHQERVGESIFLFTPSCVKVSSLTGVIHDVHNPETHVRRPAPVPEAWGEASAVAQ; encoded by the coding sequence ATGGGTATTCGAGGAATTTTAGAAGATATTTTGGGTATAGACCATGGTGAAGGAACAGAATACCAAGTAATTGACCCACCGTATGATGATGAAGTAGAAAACACTTCTGTTTTTTCAAATTCAGAATCAGAGCATCCAGAAGTCAGCACCTCAACAGTATCTCAAAGTAGTCGTAAATTTTCTGTAGGAAAAGAAGGAAAAATGAACAACAAAGTAATTGGAATGCCAGGAATAGCCAATAGCAATTCAGAAGTAGTTGTTATCGAACCTCAATCTTTTGAGGAAATGCCCCAGGTAATTCAAGCATTGAGAGAACGCAAATCCGTCGTGCTCAACCTAAACATGATGAATCCCGAACAAGCACAAAGAGCAGTAGACTTTGTAGCTGGTGGTACTTATGCTATGGATGGCCATCAGGAACGAGTAGGAGAAAGCATTTTCTTGTTTACTCCTAGCTGCGTTAAAGTTAGCAGTCTTACAGGAGTAATTCACGACGTACACAATCCCGAAACACACGTTCGCCGCCCTGCGCCCGTTCCCGAAGCTTGGGGAGAAGCGAGCGCGGTAGCTCAGTAA
- the proC gene encoding pyrroline-5-carboxylate reductase — translation MTSSSIRLGIIGGGVMAEAILSRLVAQKIYPAERILVSEPQQQRREHLQQLGIKVTSVNHEAAKASEILLLAVKPQVLDLAIANLAPHKENIIISILAGIPLSRLETAFPQKPVIRVMPNTPALVGAGISALAPGTHASRTHIEQARALLEAVGDVVEIPESQMDAVTGLSGSGPAFAAIAIEALADGGVAAGLPRAIALKLSIQTVLGTAKLIQESQMHPAELKDRVTSPGGTTIAGVAELESVGFRSALIEAVKAASDRSKELGE, via the coding sequence ATGACATCTAGTAGTATCCGTCTTGGTATTATTGGTGGCGGGGTAATGGCAGAAGCTATATTGTCCCGCCTTGTCGCACAAAAAATTTATCCAGCAGAGCGAATCTTAGTTAGCGAACCCCAACAACAGCGTCGCGAACATTTACAGCAGCTTGGCATAAAAGTAACATCTGTTAATCACGAAGCGGCTAAAGCTTCAGAGATTTTGCTGCTTGCAGTCAAGCCACAGGTTTTAGATTTGGCGATCGCCAATCTTGCTCCTCATAAAGAAAATATTATTATTTCTATTCTGGCGGGAATACCTTTAAGTAGACTAGAAACTGCTTTTCCTCAAAAACCAGTTATCAGAGTGATGCCTAATACTCCTGCTCTAGTCGGAGCGGGAATTTCGGCACTCGCTCCAGGAACCCATGCTTCTAGAACACACATCGAGCAAGCCAGAGCCTTGTTAGAAGCAGTCGGTGATGTAGTAGAAATACCAGAATCACAAATGGATGCAGTAACGGGATTATCTGGTTCTGGTCCTGCTTTTGCCGCAATTGCTATTGAAGCTCTAGCCGATGGAGGAGTAGCAGCAGGTTTGCCAAGAGCGATCGCCCTGAAATTATCAATTCAAACGGTTTTGGGTACTGCCAAACTAATTCAGGAATCTCAAATGCATCCTGCCGAATTAAAAGATCGAGTAACTAGCCCTGGTGGCACGACAATTGCAGGAGTAGCAGAGCTAGAAAGTGTAGGATTTCGCTCGGCACTGATTGAAGCAGTAAAAGCTGCCAGCGATCGCTCCAAAGAACTAGGTGAATAG
- a CDS encoding response regulator transcription factor, with amino-acid sequence MHTDSAKILVVDDDPAIRNLIFRFLNQKNYQLESAADGETALKIFEQFNPDLVILDVNLPDALGYNLCEEMQSRTDVFILMLTSRSDAADKKEGFLKGADDYLTKPFDLLELEYRVKAILKRQRTVTTSEKQPLIFKDLEINPVRREVKINERLIGLTALEFDLLHFLATRPGRVWRREELIQNVWDYEYVGDQRVVDVHIGQIRKKIETDLAEPCYIQTVRGVGYKFEVDS; translated from the coding sequence ATGCATACGGACTCTGCCAAAATCCTTGTAGTAGACGACGATCCCGCAATTCGCAATTTAATCTTTCGCTTTCTCAATCAGAAAAACTATCAGTTAGAGTCTGCCGCAGATGGCGAAACTGCACTCAAAATATTCGAGCAATTCAATCCAGATTTGGTGATTTTGGATGTTAATTTGCCCGATGCTTTAGGATACAACTTGTGTGAAGAAATGCAGAGTCGTACCGACGTATTTATTTTGATGTTAACCAGCCGTTCTGATGCAGCTGACAAAAAAGAAGGTTTTCTTAAAGGAGCAGACGATTATCTTACCAAGCCTTTCGATCTTTTAGAATTAGAATATCGCGTCAAAGCAATTTTAAAGCGTCAGCGAACGGTTACAACTTCCGAAAAACAGCCCCTTATCTTCAAAGATTTGGAAATCAATCCCGTACGTCGCGAAGTGAAAATTAACGAACGTCTTATCGGGCTTACTGCCTTAGAGTTCGATCTACTGCATTTTCTAGCTACTCGCCCAGGGCGAGTTTGGCGCAGAGAAGAATTAATTCAAAACGTTTGGGATTATGAGTATGTAGGCGATCAGCGAGTAGTGGACGTGCATATCGGTCAAATTCGCAAAAAAATCGAAACCGATCTTGCCGAACCTTGCTATATTCAGACAGTTAGAGGTGTAGGCTATAAGTTTGAAGTTGATTCTTAA
- a CDS encoding IS1634 family transposase, with translation MTPSTAEVKVKDLNHCGIIAGIIDEIGLVEEIDKIIASHGNQKVTTGQAVKAMIINGLGMISSPLYLFPKFFEGKATEHLLGEGILPEHLNDDCLGRALDKLYQEGVTKVFVTVALTAAQKMGVKLNSLHLDSSSFHVDGEYLETEEIDPEPGRIRIKYGYSRDHRPDLKQFIIDLMCSGDGDVPLYLRVADGNEADKSVFPKLIQQFKREWNLDTLFVADAALYSADNLQQIQSLQWLSRVPATVKETTTLLTLPDELFDHSTIDGYLIAECGSYYGSVKQRWLIVESKKRKQSDLHQLSKRLTTKKNQAQTQLKQLCRQKFACQPDAEKAVQNLRKKLRFYQLDDVKLIPHFSHGKSGRPPQNQLPTQVHYQIDASLIPNLNAIALEERKAGRFILATNVLDKHQLSNDQLLIEYKAQQSTERGFRFLKEPLFFTSSVFLKSPKRIAALAIVMGLSLLVYSLGQRALRLALATAGQTIPNQLGKPTTSPTLRWVFQCFMSVHLVSFGGVKQISNLTSERSHILQFFNSYCRQYYLLS, from the coding sequence ATGACACCATCAACAGCAGAAGTAAAAGTTAAAGACCTAAATCACTGTGGAATAATCGCAGGAATAATTGATGAAATTGGGCTAGTAGAGGAAATAGACAAAATTATCGCTTCTCATGGCAACCAAAAAGTAACAACAGGGCAAGCAGTGAAAGCCATGATTATCAATGGCTTGGGCATGATTAGCTCTCCATTATATCTGTTCCCAAAATTCTTTGAGGGTAAAGCTACAGAACATTTACTGGGGGAAGGAATATTACCAGAACATCTTAATGACGATTGCCTTGGTAGAGCCTTGGATAAATTGTACCAAGAGGGAGTAACCAAAGTATTTGTAACAGTAGCATTGACCGCAGCCCAGAAGATGGGAGTCAAGCTCAACAGTTTACATCTTGATTCGAGTTCATTTCATGTCGATGGAGAATATCTTGAAACAGAAGAAATAGACCCAGAGCCAGGAAGAATTAGAATCAAATACGGCTATTCGAGAGATCATCGACCAGACTTAAAGCAATTTATTATCGATCTGATGTGCAGTGGAGATGGAGATGTACCTTTGTACCTCAGAGTTGCAGATGGCAATGAAGCAGACAAAAGTGTTTTCCCAAAGCTAATTCAACAATTCAAACGGGAATGGAATCTAGATACATTATTCGTAGCCGATGCGGCTCTTTATAGCGCGGATAACCTTCAGCAAATCCAGTCTTTACAATGGCTTTCACGAGTACCTGCAACAGTTAAAGAAACTACTACTTTACTGACATTGCCCGATGAATTGTTTGACCATAGCACTATAGATGGATACCTGATTGCTGAATGTGGTAGCTATTACGGGAGTGTAAAACAACGTTGGTTAATCGTTGAAAGCAAGAAACGAAAACAATCAGACCTTCATCAATTGTCCAAGCGTCTAACAACAAAGAAAAATCAAGCTCAAACTCAATTAAAGCAATTATGCCGACAAAAATTTGCCTGTCAGCCTGATGCGGAAAAGGCAGTACAAAATCTGAGAAAAAAACTAAGATTTTATCAACTTGATGATGTGAAACTAATTCCACATTTTAGTCACGGCAAATCTGGTAGACCCCCTCAAAATCAACTCCCAACTCAGGTTCATTACCAAATTGATGCTAGTTTGATTCCTAATCTAAATGCTATTGCTCTAGAAGAACGAAAAGCAGGAAGATTTATTCTGGCAACTAATGTCTTGGACAAACATCAGTTGAGCAATGACCAATTGTTGATTGAGTATAAAGCACAACAATCTACTGAGCGAGGTTTTCGATTTCTCAAAGAGCCTTTGTTCTTTACCAGTAGTGTTTTTCTTAAATCCCCAAAACGGATTGCTGCTTTGGCAATAGTTATGGGCTTATCTCTTTTAGTTTATAGTCTGGGTCAACGTGCTTTACGACTAGCTTTGGCAACCGCAGGGCAAACTATTCCTAATCAGTTGGGCAAACCGACTACTTCCCCTACTCTACGTTGGGTTTTTCAATGCTTTATGTCGGTTCATCTTGTTTCCTTCGGTGGAGTCAAACAAATTAGTAATCTTACTAGTGAACGAAGTCACATTCTTCAGTTTTTTAATTCCTATTGTCGTCAATATTATCTGCTCTCTTAA
- a CDS encoding DUF3887 domain-containing protein — protein sequence MNYKIQRLLYFSVCLVLFGTTANRAISTPRQTKMVAQVSQSDNAQSDQLTGAREVTQNFFDSLIAGEFDEAREYTSTSLKEYLSATDLERSWQQVVNDMGAFVKYRRIRPTEVFDTYKVLVTANFENVISDFVVTLNGDRQITAVDFLWIRNIQDNAEEFVDAVSNGNYGVARGYLAADLKETILPETIEQRWMEILATTGSFNRHSAEIKK from the coding sequence ATGAACTATAAAATACAAAGACTACTTTACTTTTCTGTCTGCCTAGTGCTGTTTGGAACGACTGCAAACAGAGCGATTTCAACTCCCCGACAAACAAAGATGGTCGCACAAGTTTCTCAATCTGACAATGCTCAGTCCGACCAGCTAACTGGTGCTAGAGAAGTCACGCAAAACTTTTTTGACTCTCTAATTGCAGGCGAATTCGATGAAGCCAGAGAGTATACAAGCACTAGTTTAAAAGAATACTTGTCTGCAACAGATTTAGAGCGATCTTGGCAACAAGTAGTAAATGACATGGGTGCTTTCGTCAAATACAGAAGAATTCGTCCGACAGAAGTATTTGATACCTATAAAGTTTTGGTAACTGCCAATTTTGAAAATGTTATCTCTGATTTTGTGGTTACTTTGAATGGCGATCGCCAAATTACTGCTGTTGACTTCCTTTGGATTCGCAATATTCAGGACAATGCAGAAGAGTTTGTCGATGCTGTGAGTAATGGTAACTATGGAGTAGCAAGAGGATACTTGGCTGCCGATTTAAAAGAGACTATTTTGCCCGAAACTATCGAGCAACGGTGGATGGAGATTTTAGCAACAACAGGTTCTTTCAACCGACATTCCGCAGAAATAAAAAAATAA
- a CDS encoding bifunctional UDP-sugar hydrolase/5'-nucleotidase yields MFSTALINFNALKAIAQTHGKQIFSILHTNDMHSNVVGVGPLQDYTPLSLGDDQTKGGYSRLGALITERKAELKQLGPVLVLDAGDFSMGTAVAAACRELGAELQLMGRMGYDATTFGNHEFDLGPDGLGKAIEQSTMAGTIPAVLAANSDFSVDSERLKVLQELAKAGTIEPYKIIERGGIRFGLLGLIGYDAFRYAIDPGGVVFADPIETAKSLAQKLKQEERVDIAIALHHGGVSKGSSGKFDAGEDINLLKTIPELDLVIGGHTHTELHEPLLVDNRPVVQTGKYGENLGELILSLENGRVQVESYRLIPIDDRIKGDENIQAQVENFLRKSGTAVFASRGYKTKQPLVVVSEDWPMNYPDIESGTPLANVVSDALRQATGSQIALTANGLIRAGLIKGNSGGVQTVYDVFAIAPLGGGVVDPTAGSALLKGYFTAAELKNILEFFLVDDPHHPGEYFPRVSGLRFYYDPNRPRFDRVTALELGNIDDGYQEIALDFPTLYSFTTSLFGGTIIAAIPKLSKGALPLQPKKADGTPINTRTDAVADPRESTSPYVLPANANLDNSMAATDNANKEIKEWQAIMDYFVGLPLKNAAGISILEKNERTREVRAIKI; encoded by the coding sequence ATGTTTAGCACTGCTCTCATCAACTTTAATGCGCTTAAAGCGATCGCCCAAACACATGGTAAGCAGATCTTCTCAATTCTTCATACCAACGATATGCACTCCAATGTAGTAGGTGTCGGTCCCTTGCAAGACTATACACCTCTCAGTTTAGGAGATGACCAGACCAAAGGCGGATATTCTCGATTAGGCGCTTTAATTACCGAACGCAAAGCGGAACTGAAGCAGCTAGGACCAGTGCTGGTGTTGGATGCTGGAGATTTCAGCATGGGAACTGCCGTAGCTGCCGCCTGTCGGGAACTAGGTGCCGAACTCCAGCTAATGGGGCGTATGGGCTACGATGCCACTACCTTTGGCAATCATGAATTCGATCTCGGTCCTGATGGTCTGGGAAAAGCGATCGAACAGTCAACAATGGCAGGGACAATACCAGCAGTATTAGCAGCCAATAGTGATTTTAGTGTTGACTCCGAGCGTCTGAAAGTCCTTCAAGAATTAGCTAAAGCTGGTACAATCGAACCATATAAAATCATCGAACGGGGTGGTATTCGGTTTGGTTTGTTGGGTTTGATTGGTTACGATGCTTTTCGATACGCTATCGATCCTGGCGGGGTGGTTTTTGCAGATCCAATTGAAACGGCTAAATCCCTAGCTCAAAAACTCAAACAAGAAGAACGAGTCGATATAGCGATCGCCCTGCATCACGGAGGGGTGTCTAAAGGTTCGAGCGGCAAGTTCGATGCCGGGGAAGACATTAACCTCTTAAAAACCATACCAGAGCTAGATTTGGTGATTGGCGGTCATACTCATACCGAGTTGCACGAGCCGTTATTAGTCGATAATCGTCCAGTAGTACAGACGGGTAAATACGGTGAAAATCTAGGCGAACTAATACTCAGTCTCGAAAACGGTCGAGTTCAGGTCGAATCTTATCGGTTAATTCCTATCGACGATCGCATTAAGGGAGATGAGAACATTCAAGCTCAGGTTGAGAACTTTTTACGCAAATCTGGAACAGCTGTCTTTGCTTCTAGGGGGTATAAAACTAAGCAACCGCTGGTGGTAGTTTCGGAAGATTGGCCAATGAATTATCCCGATATTGAATCGGGAACTCCGTTAGCGAATGTTGTCTCGGATGCTTTACGCCAAGCTACAGGTAGTCAGATAGCTCTAACCGCCAACGGTCTAATTCGGGCCGGTTTAATTAAAGGTAACAGTGGTGGAGTCCAAACAGTTTACGATGTGTTTGCTATCGCCCCACTGGGGGGTGGCGTTGTCGATCCGACGGCAGGAAGTGCTTTATTAAAAGGTTATTTTACAGCAGCGGAATTGAAAAATATCCTGGAATTTTTCCTGGTAGATGACCCCCACCATCCTGGGGAATATTTTCCCAGAGTATCGGGCTTGAGGTTTTATTATGACCCCAATCGTCCTCGCTTTGACCGAGTAACAGCACTGGAATTGGGCAACATCGATGACGGCTATCAAGAGATCGCTCTAGATTTTCCTACACTATACAGCTTTACCACTAGTCTGTTTGGCGGAACGATTATTGCAGCTATCCCCAAACTTAGCAAGGGTGCGTTGCCGCTACAACCTAAAAAAGCCGATGGCACGCCTATTAATACTCGTACGGACGCGGTTGCCGACCCAAGAGAATCTACCAGTCCTTATGTGTTACCTGCTAATGCTAACTTAGATAACTCTATGGCAGCGACTGATAATGCAAACAAAGAAATTAAAGAATGGCAGGCAATTATGGATTATTTTGTAGGCTTACCATTAAAAAACGCTGCGGGAATTTCTATTTTAGAAAAAAATGAGCGGACTAGGGAAGTTCGCGCTATCAAAATTTAA
- a CDS encoding YqhA family protein yields MNVKTKDDEPTSKAEISLLLKTLSVSRWISAIPVFASLAASLLMLLLGIKETIAAFAIAFEGGANTMPIGATEEATLRLLEALDDFLIGLAFLSFSYGIYALFINFKEEDLEIPKWLRIKNIAALKKSLLEVLLVLLSVVFVKRILEAVTPSEIQWKIIIIPLSIVAIALSTRFMSESES; encoded by the coding sequence ATGAATGTAAAAACTAAAGACGACGAACCAACATCTAAAGCAGAAATATCATTGTTGTTAAAAACGCTTTCTGTATCCCGATGGATTAGTGCGATTCCGGTGTTCGCTTCTTTAGCTGCTTCATTACTTATGCTGCTGTTGGGAATTAAAGAAACCATTGCTGCTTTTGCGATCGCTTTTGAGGGAGGCGCAAATACCATGCCCATAGGTGCGACGGAAGAAGCTACTCTGCGTCTTTTAGAAGCACTGGATGATTTTCTTATTGGTTTAGCATTTCTCTCCTTCTCCTATGGTATTTATGCTCTGTTTATTAACTTTAAAGAAGAAGATTTAGAGATTCCTAAGTGGTTGAGAATTAAAAATATTGCCGCACTCAAAAAAAGTTTATTAGAAGTACTCCTGGTGCTATTGAGTGTAGTATTTGTCAAACGCATCTTAGAAGCTGTCACTCCTAGCGAGATTCAGTGGAAAATTATCATAATTCCCCTGTCAATTGTGGCGATCGCGCTAAGTACCAGATTTATGTCCGAAAGTGAATCATAG
- a CDS encoding DUF202 domain-containing protein, which translates to MSDSFQSPKPEESSFAGASNNELAITRTELASDRTDLAEIRTDLAKDRNRLAAERTLMAWIRTSLSMISFGFGIDRFFTYLKQSQTGTSVNQLTEERVLGLGLIVLGVVALAGGTLNYWRVLKNLESPRYKYNYASTRSFAITIAIVLVFIGLASYVPIITKDVSFKEIITLNSQIVTTLVSFSVFAIMLSLGAALSVSDLLAFWQQPTLVARSLLAIVIIPPIVLAAILSVTKLPETFVLALIFMIAAPGPALLTKRAGTAGARLDFTLSLQITLALLAILVTPLILKFFAVFYSGSELTVNAMQVAKQVGLVQFLPLGIGIAIATIWKDVATEIVELISTVANTLFIIQVLIIFIISWEIVPALGTTILIATALITLLGLVIGQVASIGLAPNIQSGIAVATIARNAGLAIALAALNGQANVIPVIVGVLIVGIIVGVPYSAWMKRKVRTAMTVGTASISS; encoded by the coding sequence ATGTCTGATTCCTTTCAATCTCCCAAACCAGAAGAATCTTCCTTTGCTGGAGCGAGCAATAACGAACTTGCTATAACTCGCACCGAGCTTGCCAGCGATCGCACAGATTTAGCAGAAATTCGTACGGATTTGGCAAAAGACCGCAATCGTCTGGCAGCCGAACGCACTTTGATGGCTTGGATTCGTACCTCCCTATCAATGATTAGTTTTGGCTTTGGTATCGATCGCTTTTTTACCTATCTCAAGCAGTCACAAACTGGAACTTCGGTGAATCAGCTTACAGAAGAACGGGTTTTGGGACTGGGTTTAATTGTTCTGGGGGTAGTCGCTCTAGCAGGAGGCACTCTTAACTACTGGCGCGTGCTTAAAAACCTGGAAAGTCCTCGCTATAAATATAATTATGCCTCCACTCGTTCCTTTGCCATAACCATTGCCATCGTTTTGGTGTTTATCGGGCTAGCCAGTTATGTTCCCATAATTACTAAGGACGTGAGCTTCAAGGAGATTATCACCCTTAATAGTCAAATCGTGACAACCTTAGTCTCTTTCTCAGTGTTTGCTATTATGCTCTCTTTGGGTGCGGCATTGTCGGTATCGGACTTATTGGCGTTCTGGCAACAGCCCACTCTTGTAGCGCGATCGCTTCTGGCTATTGTTATTATTCCTCCCATAGTATTGGCAGCTATTCTGTCAGTCACCAAACTTCCCGAAACCTTTGTCTTAGCTCTGATTTTTATGATTGCCGCACCAGGTCCTGCGCTGCTTACTAAGAGGGCGGGAACTGCGGGAGCACGTCTGGACTTTACTCTCAGTCTGCAAATAACTCTGGCACTGCTTGCTATTCTAGTCACTCCGCTAATTTTAAAGTTCTTCGCTGTCTTCTATTCTGGTTCTGAACTAACGGTTAATGCCATGCAGGTTGCCAAGCAAGTAGGACTCGTTCAGTTTTTACCGTTGGGCATCGGCATTGCTATTGCAACTATCTGGAAAGACGTAGCAACAGAAATCGTGGAACTAATAAGCACGGTAGCCAATACGTTATTTATCATTCAGGTACTGATTATTTTCATCATTAGTTGGGAAATCGTTCCAGCATTGGGGACGACAATACTAATTGCAACCGCTCTGATTACGCTACTCGGTTTGGTCATTGGACAAGTTGCGAGTATTGGCTTGGCTCCAAATATTCAGTCGGGAATTGCCGTCGCCACTATCGCTCGCAACGCTGGGCTGGCGATCGCTCTTGCCGCACTTAACGGACAAGCAAACGTTATTCCTGTCATAGTCGGCGTACTAATTGTGGGAATTATAGTTGGTGTTCCTTACTCCGCCTGGATGAAACGTAAGGTACGGACGGCAATGACAGTGGGTACAGCAAGTATATCTTCTTGA
- a CDS encoding YidH family protein, whose translation MSQPPLPSKPPNIQAELAKERNRAAAERTLMAWIRTSLSLIGFGFGIDSVVSAIFSFQAVQNLDRVRLTRLLGLAFIGLGIYALVTAAIEHRQELLKIQRNADYFYKSRRSLGLTVAIGLICIGAIAFVGILWKAIT comes from the coding sequence ATGAGCCAACCACCTTTACCATCCAAGCCGCCTAATATTCAAGCCGAACTTGCCAAAGAGCGTAATCGAGCGGCAGCAGAACGCACTCTTATGGCGTGGATTCGTACCAGTCTTTCTCTAATTGGTTTTGGCTTTGGTATTGATAGTGTAGTTAGTGCAATTTTTAGTTTTCAAGCCGTCCAAAATCTCGACAGAGTGCGCTTGACTCGACTGTTAGGATTGGCATTTATTGGACTGGGAATATATGCTCTGGTTACTGCCGCCATCGAACATCGTCAAGAACTGCTAAAAATTCAGCGTAACGCAGATTACTTCTATAAATCTCGTCGTTCTCTAGGTTTGACTGTAGCCATAGGTTTAATTTGTATAGGAGCGATCGCTTTTGTTGGCATTTTATGGAAAGCAATAACTTAA
- a CDS encoding YidH family protein, with protein MSSIPPRPTNVTTQLAKERNREAAERTMASWIQNCIGIIGFGAGFDSILTALHQAFPEQDRAFDLNLVHIIGLAAIAIGILLLVPIIIAYKQEIRYLEREDYLAELPRLSNLGVVVSSIILYGLIAFVAALFVLPWR; from the coding sequence ATGAGTTCAATACCACCTAGACCTACTAATGTTACTACTCAATTAGCCAAAGAACGCAACCGTGAAGCTGCCGAACGCACTATGGCAAGCTGGATTCAAAACTGTATTGGAATTATTGGCTTTGGTGCGGGGTTCGATAGTATTTTGACTGCGCTACATCAGGCGTTTCCCGAACAAGATCGAGCATTTGACCTGAATCTAGTTCACATCATTGGACTAGCGGCGATCGCGATCGGCATCTTATTGTTGGTTCCCATAATTATTGCCTATAAGCAAGAGATACGCTATTTAGAGAGAGAAGATTATTTAGCAGAATTGCCTCGTCTTTCTAATCTCGGCGTTGTTGTCAGTTCTATTATTCTGTATGGTTTGATTGCCTTCGTTGCTGCTTTATTCGTTCTTCCCTGGCGATAG
- a CDS encoding Spy/CpxP family protein refolding chaperone, which translates to MVFTFNPNTVRSQTKYSIAAQLLAQSQPEPPSPEEFIDSLDLDDEQRENIQEILDNYRPEVRKTFNKLQRELQNLRDTTVPTASADEIRIARQDVIHVRQQLGDLLFEELLAIRGELTVDQRGQINQRLQELYSQSN; encoded by the coding sequence ATGGTATTTACATTTAATCCCAATACAGTCAGATCGCAAACCAAATATAGCATCGCTGCTCAGCTTCTAGCGCAATCGCAACCAGAGCCACCATCGCCAGAAGAGTTTATCGATAGCCTCGACCTTGACGACGAACAACGAGAAAATATTCAAGAAATCCTAGATAATTATCGACCAGAAGTCCGTAAAACATTTAATAAGCTTCAACGGGAATTACAGAATTTGAGAGATACTACCGTTCCTACAGCTTCAGCAGACGAAATCCGCATCGCTCGGCAGGATGTCATTCACGTCAGACAACAACTTGGAGATTTGCTGTTTGAAGAGTTATTGGCGATTCGCGGTGAGTTGACAGTCGACCAACGGGGGCAGATAAACCAACGCCTGCAAGAACTCTATAGTCAGTCAAATTAA